The proteins below are encoded in one region of Pseudomonas putida NBRC 14164:
- the erpA gene encoding iron-sulfur cluster insertion protein ErpA, with product MSVETFTPTGLEFTHGAAQKVKNLVDEEGNERLKLRVFVTGGGCSGFQYGFTFDEDVAEDDTIVEREGVALVVDPMSFQYLAGAEVDYQEGLEGSRFVIKNPNAATTCGCGSSFSI from the coding sequence ATGAGCGTCGAAACCTTCACCCCTACCGGTCTGGAATTCACCCATGGGGCAGCCCAGAAAGTGAAGAACCTGGTCGATGAGGAAGGCAATGAGCGTCTGAAGCTGCGGGTGTTCGTGACCGGTGGTGGTTGCTCGGGCTTCCAGTACGGCTTCACTTTCGATGAGGATGTGGCCGAAGACGACACCATCGTCGAGCGCGAAGGCGTGGCGCTGGTCGTCGACCCGATGAGCTTCCAGTATCTGGCTGGTGCCGAGGTGGACTATCAGGAAGGCCTGGAGGGTTCGCGCTTTGTGATCAAGAACCCGAACGCTGCCACTACGTGCGGTTGCGGTTCCTCGTTCTCGATCTGA
- a CDS encoding anhydro-N-acetylmuramic acid kinase codes for MALYLGVMSGTSLDGLDIALIKQGEQLELLATHYLPMPGDLRQDLLALCSSGADEIARAALAENRWASLAAEGIRELLARQGLQADAIRAIGSHGQTIRHEPARGFTVQIGNPALLAELTGISVVADFRRRDVAAGGQGAPLVPAFHETLFGHLGQRLAVLNVGGFSNLSLIEQDKPVHGFDCGPGNVLLDAWIERKRGQAYDADGAWAASGVVQAGLLGVLLSDPFFAGSGPKSTGREVFNLPWLDGHLAGLPTYQDEDVQATLLELTARSIIDSLSHAQQGTKALLVCGGGARNGALMARLGQLLPEARVASTGAHGVDPDWVEAMAFAWLAHCCLEGICANRPSVTAAKGLRVLGAIYPA; via the coding sequence ATGGCGCTCTACCTGGGGGTGATGTCCGGCACCAGCCTCGATGGCCTGGACATCGCCTTGATCAAACAAGGCGAGCAGCTTGAACTGCTCGCCACCCATTACCTGCCAATGCCCGGCGACTTGCGTCAGGACCTGCTTGCCCTGTGCAGCAGCGGCGCTGACGAGATCGCGCGCGCGGCGCTGGCAGAAAACCGCTGGGCCAGCCTGGCAGCCGAAGGTATCCGTGAACTGCTGGCCCGTCAGGGTCTTCAGGCCGATGCCATCCGCGCCATCGGCAGCCACGGCCAGACCATCCGCCACGAACCCGCACGCGGTTTTACCGTGCAGATCGGCAACCCGGCGTTGCTCGCCGAGCTTACCGGCATCAGCGTGGTTGCCGACTTCCGCCGGCGCGATGTGGCTGCTGGTGGCCAAGGTGCGCCCTTGGTACCGGCCTTCCACGAAACCCTGTTCGGCCACCTGGGCCAGCGCCTGGCAGTCCTTAACGTAGGCGGTTTCAGCAACCTCAGCCTGATCGAGCAGGACAAGCCGGTCCACGGCTTCGATTGCGGCCCGGGTAACGTGCTGCTGGATGCCTGGATAGAGCGCAAGCGCGGCCAGGCCTACGATGCCGATGGTGCCTGGGCGGCCTCGGGCGTGGTGCAGGCGGGCTTGCTCGGTGTATTGCTGTCCGACCCGTTCTTCGCTGGTAGCGGCCCGAAAAGTACAGGCCGCGAGGTGTTCAACCTGCCTTGGCTGGATGGTCACCTGGCGGGCCTGCCCACTTACCAGGACGAGGATGTCCAGGCGACGCTGCTGGAGCTTACCGCTCGCAGCATCATCGACTCGCTGAGCCACGCCCAGCAAGGCACCAAGGCGTTGCTGGTGTGTGGTGGTGGCGCGCGTAACGGCGCCCTGATGGCCCGCCTCGGCCAGCTGCTACCCGAGGCCCGTGTCGCCAGCACCGGCGCCCATGGCGTAGACCCTGACTGGGTAGAGGCCATGGCCTTTGCCTGGCTGGCTCACTGCTGCCTGGAAGGCATCTGTGCCAACCGCCCAAGCGTGACAGCGGCCAAAGGCCTGCGGGTACTGGGCGCAATCTACCCGGCATAA
- a CDS encoding peptidoglycan DD-metalloendopeptidase family protein, which translates to MTNEPPKAPPLYPKSHLLAASGIAALLSLALLVFPSSEVEAKKTTLNLELESPAEQLKDESRAAPLVQAEGEQGSPFAQIEEATPETQKAEQSTPAAEPVAEAAKEPGHREVTVARGDTLSTLFAKVGLPSNAVHDLLASNKQAKQFSQLKHGQVLQFELDKDGQLASLHSKVSNLETIRLTKSAKGYTFNREISKPVVRTAYAHGVIKSSLSASAQRAGLSHSMTMDMARVLGYDIDFAQDIRPGDEFDVVYEQKVMDGKVVGTGNILSARFTNRGKTYTAVRYTNKQGNTTYYTADGNSLRKAFIRTPVDFARISSRFSAGRKHPILNKIRAHKGVDYAAPRGTPIKAAGDGRIELAGRRGGYGNTVIIQHGNRYKTLYGHMQGFAKGIKTGSSVKQGQIIGYIGTTGLSTGPHLHYEFQVNGVHVDPLSQKVPMADPIAKNERQRFQQQSQPLIARMDQEKATLLAANKR; encoded by the coding sequence ATGACCAACGAACCGCCTAAAGCGCCCCCGCTTTATCCGAAAAGCCATCTGTTGGCCGCCAGCGGCATTGCCGCCCTGCTCAGTCTGGCTCTGCTGGTATTTCCGTCCAGCGAAGTGGAAGCCAAGAAAACCACCCTCAACCTCGAGCTGGAGAGCCCTGCCGAGCAGCTGAAAGACGAATCCCGTGCTGCGCCCCTGGTGCAGGCCGAAGGCGAGCAAGGTTCGCCATTCGCCCAGATCGAAGAGGCCACACCCGAGACCCAGAAGGCCGAGCAATCAACCCCTGCCGCCGAGCCTGTCGCCGAAGCCGCCAAGGAGCCTGGCCATCGCGAGGTCACCGTGGCCCGTGGCGACACCCTGTCCACCCTGTTCGCCAAGGTCGGCTTGCCGAGCAATGCGGTGCACGACCTGCTGGCCAGTAACAAGCAGGCCAAGCAGTTCAGCCAGCTCAAGCACGGCCAGGTGCTGCAGTTCGAGCTGGACAAGGATGGCCAACTGGCCAGCCTGCACAGCAAAGTCAGCAACCTCGAAACCATTCGCCTGACCAAGTCCGCCAAGGGCTACACCTTCAACCGCGAAATCAGCAAACCGGTGGTGCGTACCGCCTACGCCCACGGCGTGATCAAGAGCTCGCTGTCGGCCTCGGCCCAGCGCGCCGGCCTGTCCCACAGCATGACCATGGACATGGCCCGGGTGCTGGGTTACGACATCGACTTCGCCCAGGATATTCGCCCGGGCGACGAGTTCGACGTGGTCTACGAGCAGAAGGTGATGGACGGCAAGGTGGTCGGCACCGGCAACATACTGTCTGCCCGGTTCACCAACCGCGGCAAGACCTACACCGCCGTGCGCTACACCAACAAGCAGGGCAATACCACCTACTACACCGCCGACGGCAACAGCCTGCGCAAGGCCTTCATCCGTACTCCGGTGGACTTCGCCCGCATCAGCTCGCGCTTTTCCGCCGGCCGCAAGCACCCGATCCTGAACAAGATCCGCGCCCACAAAGGCGTCGACTACGCCGCCCCGCGCGGTACGCCGATCAAGGCAGCCGGTGACGGCCGCATCGAACTGGCCGGGCGCCGTGGCGGTTACGGCAACACCGTGATCATCCAGCACGGCAACCGCTACAAGACGCTGTACGGTCACATGCAAGGCTTTGCCAAGGGCATCAAGACTGGCAGCTCGGTGAAGCAGGGCCAGATCATCGGCTACATCGGCACCACCGGCCTGTCCACCGGCCCGCACCTGCACTACGAGTTCCAGGTCAACGGTGTGCACGTCGATCCACTCAGCCAGAAAGTGCCGATGGCCGACCCGATCGCCAAAAACGAGCGCCAACGCTTCCAGCAGCAGAGCCAACCCCTGATCGCCCGTATGGATCAGGAAAAAGCCACCCTGCTCGCAGCGAACAAGCGCTAA
- the tyrS gene encoding tyrosine--tRNA ligase — MKSVEEQLALIKRGAEEVLVESELVEKLKRGQPLRIKAGFDPTAPDLHLGHTVLINKLRQFQELGHQVIFLIGDFTGMIGDPSGKSATRPPLTREQVLDNAETYKQQVFKILDPAKTEVAFNSTWMDKLTPADFIRLASQYTVARMLERDDFDKRYTTNQPIAIHEFLYPLVQGYDSVALKADVELGGTDQKFNLLMGRELQRAYGQEAQNIVTMPLLEGLDGVKKMSKSLGNYVGIQEAPGVMYSKLVSIPDTLMWRYFELLSFRSMEEIEQFRADVAKGANPRDIKIKLAEEIVARFHGEEAAANAHRGAGNRMKEGELPEDLPEVEVAAAEDLPIAAVLNRAGLVKNSAQARDLLSGGAVKVDGAVVDRDFVFALGATHVCQAGKKSFARVTLKAE; from the coding sequence ATGAAGTCGGTTGAAGAGCAGCTGGCGCTTATAAAGCGCGGCGCGGAAGAAGTACTGGTCGAGTCGGAACTGGTGGAGAAGCTCAAGCGCGGCCAGCCTCTGCGCATCAAGGCCGGCTTTGACCCGACTGCGCCTGACCTGCACCTGGGGCACACGGTGCTGATCAACAAGCTGCGTCAGTTCCAGGAGCTGGGCCATCAGGTCATCTTCCTGATCGGTGACTTCACCGGCATGATCGGTGACCCCAGCGGCAAGAGCGCCACGCGCCCACCGCTGACCCGTGAGCAAGTGCTGGACAACGCCGAGACCTATAAGCAGCAGGTGTTCAAGATTCTCGACCCGGCCAAGACCGAGGTCGCGTTCAACTCCACCTGGATGGACAAGCTGACCCCGGCCGATTTCATTCGCCTGGCGTCGCAGTACACCGTGGCGCGCATGCTTGAGCGCGACGACTTCGACAAGCGCTACACCACCAACCAGCCGATTGCCATCCACGAGTTCCTCTACCCGTTGGTGCAGGGATATGACTCGGTGGCGCTGAAGGCGGACGTCGAGTTGGGTGGTACCGATCAGAAGTTCAACCTGCTGATGGGGCGCGAGTTGCAGCGCGCCTATGGCCAGGAAGCGCAGAACATCGTGACCATGCCGCTGCTCGAAGGCCTCGACGGTGTGAAGAAGATGTCCAAGTCGCTGGGCAACTATGTAGGCATCCAGGAAGCGCCGGGGGTGATGTACAGCAAGCTGGTCTCGATCCCGGATACCTTGATGTGGCGTTACTTCGAACTGCTGAGCTTCCGTTCGATGGAAGAGATCGAGCAGTTCCGTGCCGACGTCGCCAAAGGTGCCAACCCGCGCGACATCAAGATCAAGCTGGCCGAAGAGATCGTTGCGCGCTTCCATGGTGAAGAGGCTGCGGCCAACGCTCACCGTGGTGCAGGTAACCGCATGAAAGAAGGCGAGTTGCCGGAAGACCTGCCGGAAGTCGAAGTGGCTGCAGCGGAAGACTTGCCGATCGCGGCCGTGTTGAACCGGGCTGGCCTGGTGAAGAACTCGGCTCAGGCGCGGGACCTGTTGAGTGGCGGTGCTGTTAAGGTCGACGGTGCGGTAGTTGATCGTGACTTCGTGTTTGCGCTGGGTGCGACCCATGTGTGCCAGGCGGGCAAGAAGTCGTTTGCGCGGGTTACCCTCAAGGCTGAGTGA